GAGCATGTTTACAACGATGACCGCGACAGGATCCGCCCGATCGAGGACGCATTGCCGATCATTTTGGTTCCAACTCTGGCGGCAACATCCTCTGAGAGCAACCGTGGAGGGGTGATCACGAACCGGGAAACAAACGAGAAGGTGCCGTTTTTCGCTGAACCTCTGTTTCCGAAAGTCTCGATTATCGATCCTGAATTGACGCTTACTGTCGGTCGTGAAACGACCATCGACGGCGCCATGGATATCATCAGCCATGTGATCGAATCGTATCTGACCGGACCGGACAATACTCCGCTCCAGGACCGTTTCACAGAAGGTGTCATTCGCACGGTTATAGAGAATCTCGAAAAAGTTCTGGATAATCCCGGAGATATAGAAGCCCGCACGAACCTGTCATGGTGTTCGACTATCGCGCTTCTGGGACCGGTCAACCTGGGCCGACCGGGGCCGTTCCCATTGCATTCTGTCGAACATGTGATTTCAGGCCACTACGATATCTCCCACGGCAAGGGGCTGGCGATCATGTTTCCGGCGTTGATGCGTCTTACTTACAAAGACCGGCTTGAAAAGTATGCCTCGCTGGCTAAAAACATTTTTTTCGTGGAAACCGGGAAAATGAGTTTAGATGAAGCCGGACTTGAGTTTATCGAGAGGTTCGAGGCCTGGATGAAAAAAGTGGGAATGTTCGCGCGTCTTTCCGAAGTCGGAATCAATGCGGAAAGTTTTGAGACAATGGCCTCTGATACGATCCGGGTTTACGGTTTTGGAAAAGACCATATCGCTGGATATAAACCGCTTTATAAGCAGGATCTTATGCGGATGTTCGAGCTGGCGAAATAGCTCCGTCTGGTTTACTCGAACAGCGAGAGTTCGTGCTCGAATTCGCTCACCAGGCGTTCACCGAGTT
The genomic region above belongs to Candidatus Zixiibacteriota bacterium and contains:
- a CDS encoding iron-containing alcohol dehydrogenase — protein: MENFILRMPAKMIFGPGEVAKVGEEASVYGNKVMLVTGKNSVRKTGLLDRVTKFLTDSRLEYVHFDRIEPNPRATTVDEAGKIAREENCELVLGVGGGSAMDASKAIAAVAHSGYPIWEHVYNDDRDRIRPIEDALPIILVPTLAATSSESNRGGVITNRETNEKVPFFAEPLFPKVSIIDPELTLTVGRETTIDGAMDIISHVIESYLTGPDNTPLQDRFTEGVIRTVIENLEKVLDNPGDIEARTNLSWCSTIALLGPVNLGRPGPFPLHSVEHVISGHYDISHGKGLAIMFPALMRLTYKDRLEKYASLAKNIFFVETGKMSLDEAGLEFIERFEAWMKKVGMFARLSEVGINAESFETMASDTIRVYGFGKDHIAGYKPLYKQDLMRMFELAK